CCTACATGGGCCTGCTCTCGCAGGCAGGCACTCCAGCGACGGGAGTGGCAGCATGAGTGATCCCATGATGCCGCTGCCAGCCATCGAGGCCGAACCCACCAGCGTGCCGCCCGCTGTACTACTGGCCAACCATCTCAAAGCGCTCAAGCTGCCCACCTTTGTGCGCGAGTATGAGAAGGTCGCCTTCGAGGCCGCGCAGGATCGGGCCGATTACCCCCGCTATCTGCTGCGCCTGTGCGAACTTGAACGGATTGATCGCGAGCGCCGGATGGTGGAGCGCCGTATCCGCATGGCTCGCTTCCCGCACACCAAGAGCTTTGACACCTTCGACTTTGCAGCCCAGCCATCACTGAACAAGGCCTTGGTTCTGGAACTGGCGCGCGGTGAATGGATCGAGCGGCGGCGTAATGTCATTGCGCTGGGCCCCAGCGGCACCGGTAAGACCCACACCGCCCTCGCGCTAGGACTGGCTGCGTGCCAGAAAGGGCACAGCGTGGCCTTCACAACGGCCGCGGCGTTGGTCCATGACCTGATGGAGGCTCGCGACGAGCGTCGCTTGCGCAGCCTGCAAAAGCATCTGGCATCTGTAAAGCTGCTGATCCTCGACGAGTTGGGATATGTACCATTCACCGCCGTGGGCGGCGAGTTGCTGTTCGAGGTACTCAGCCAGCGCTATGAACGCGGCAGCACGCTGATCACCAGCAATCTGCCCTTCGATGAATGGACATCGGTGTTCGGCTCCGAACGCCTGACCGGCGCCCTGCTCGACCGGCTGACACACCACGTCCACATTCTCGAGATGAATGGTGACAGCTTCCGTCTCGCCAGCAGCCGCAAGCGCCAGAAGGACAAGGGGGAGGATAAATGACCTAAGAACGGGCGGCCATCGGCAGCGGGAAATCGGCTTCCGCTCCGCTCCAGCCGCTTCCCCGCTGCCGATGCTGCCCAGCCTCAACCTTGGGGCTTTTTGTTCAAACCAACTGGCCCCATTTTAAACCGGTGCCTGGCCCGTTTTTATCCCGGCGTTGACAGGTCGCGCCGCATGCGCGAGGGCGGCATGGGCTTCGACCCCAAGGGGCCGATCATGATGCCCGGCCGCCTGCTGCTCGGTTCCGCCCAGCCGATCCAGCTCGCGAGCGCGATCCTGTTCCTTGCCAGTCCCGCGTCGAGCTACATGACCGGCCACGTCATGGCCGTCGACGGCGGTTATATGGTGGGATGAACGGCGGCCGGTGGAGCGAGGGCGGTCAGGCTGCCCGGCGATCATGGAGGCGACGGCCCAGGCCATAGTCCCATGATCGTCGTGCGCTGCGGCCCGTGTCCGGCTGCACGAACGTGACGGGATGGACGACCGGCGGGAAATCGCGGTTGAGGCGAGGGATCTGCCGATCGCCGCCACCTGCCCGGCCCGCTGCAGCTTGTCGCCGGCGGCGACGCTCTGCATCGATCTGATGCGAGAGGCGATGTCGAAGGTCGTCGGATAGCCGGCCCCTGCGCCGAACTGCCTCAATCGGGCCTTGCTTTCGTCAGGGTGGACGGGCTGGCGGGATATCCTCCCGCCAGCCTTCCGGATATCGTTCGCCAGTGCTCGGCGGTGGCGATCAGAAGCGGACGCCGAACTCGACGCCATAATAGCGCGGCATGCCGCCAAAGGCGTTGTATCCGATGATCGGCGACTTGATCTCGGCATATTCGGTATTGGCCAGATTGCGGCCGAACAACGACACCGACCAGCGGCCCCGCTCGTAGGTGACGTTCGCGTCCCAAAGGCCATAGGCTTTCTGTTCGAGCAGGGGCGTGTTCTGCACGTCGGTGTAGACATGCGAGCGCCAGGTGTAGCCGGTGCGGAACGACAGCGAGC
The sequence above is drawn from the Rhizorhabdus dicambivorans genome and encodes:
- a CDS encoding SDR family oxidoreductase; translated protein: MREGGMGFDPKGPIMMPGRLLLGSAQPIQLASAILFLASPASSYMTGHVMAVDGGYMVG
- the istB gene encoding IS21-like element helper ATPase IstB, with product MPLPAIEAEPTSVPPAVLLANHLKALKLPTFVREYEKVAFEAAQDRADYPRYLLRLCELERIDRERRMVERRIRMARFPHTKSFDTFDFAAQPSLNKALVLELARGEWIERRRNVIALGPSGTGKTHTALALGLAACQKGHSVAFTTAAALVHDLMEARDERRLRSLQKHLASVKLLILDELGYVPFTAVGGELLFEVLSQRYERGSTLITSNLPFDEWTSVFGSERLTGALLDRLTHHVHILEMNGDSFRLASSRKRQKDKGEDK